Genomic window (Synechococcus sp. LA31):
GGATCAGGCGCGGTAGAGGCTCGCAGCCAGACGCACGGCGAGTACGCCAGCATGGGCAGCCACCACCAGGGCAATCAGCACTTCGGCCTGGGTGAGAGACGTCATGGCCTGATTCAAAGCAGAATTCACAACCATTCTTTCGCAATTGCCCGGCCTTGCCAGGGCAAAGCGGCTGGCCTGTCACAGCTCGATACCCCCCGGACGCAGCTGATGGCTACGGTCAGCGTCCATTGCTGGCCGCTGCCTTGCCCCCTGCACGACCCGTGTTAATCGAGCAGCAGCAGGTGCTGGAGCGCAGCCTCGTGCCGCTTGAGCCATGGTTTTCGCTGGCGCCTGAAGCCCTGTTGCAGCAGAGCGACAGCCTGGAGCTCACTTTCCACTGGACCCGCTCCAGCGATGATCCCCGCGAACTTTCCGAGATCCCCGAGCTGCGGATCTGGAGCCTGCGCGCCGATGCTCTCTGCCCCTGGCTGCCCGTGCTGCTGGAACGCAGTACTGGCCAGCTCACCCGCCATGTGGCGATGCTGCTCCCTCATAGCTTCAGCCGCAGCGAAGGCATTCGCTTCGCACCCGAAAGCCTGGAGCTGTGGATGACCCATCGGCTGTTCCTCTTGGATCATTGGTCGCGCAGCCATGGGCTCAACTGCCGCGGCAATCTTGAGCAGATGGCAGCCGTGCTCGGCTTCGAGCTGGATGGCAGCTTCTGGCAGGGGCTTAGCTAAGCGCTAAGGGCGAGCTGCACCGCCCGCCGTCCCGCATCGAGCGCGAGCAGCGCGCACAACGCTCGCAGCAGCCACACCAGCTTGGTTTCACTCACGGATTGAAGCCGCGAGGCCGACCATTGCGCTGCCACCGCTGCGGCTCCGCCCAGCAGGAATCCCATCCCGAGGTTGCCGCGCCCATCACCGGTGAAGGTGATGGCTGCGGTGGCTGCGGAGGCGCATACAGCGATGGTGCTGAGCCGGATCGCCTGGTAGACGCGGATCTTTAATCCCTGCACCATCAGCGGCACCATCACCAGGCCGCCGCCCACCCCCAGCAACCCGCTCGACCAGCCGGCTACCAGACCCACGGCGGTGAGCCCCGGCAGGGGCAGACGCACGTCGGCATCAGCGCTGTCGCTGCGGCGGGGCGAGATCACCAAGGCCAGCACGCCATACATCAGTGCCTGCAAGCTGAGTAGGTGCCAGCCCTGCAGGCCGTCGCCGGCGCGGCTGAACACCATGGCTCCCGCAATGGCTCCAGCTGCGATGGCCAGCACCGCGCGAGGTGGCACCTGTCCGCTGCGCAGGTGGGCCCAGCTGCCGGCCATGGTGGTGGGCAGGATCGCCAGGGTGCTGGTGGCGAGAGCCTGATGGGGTGTGAGCCCCATAGCCAACAGCAAGGGCGAGAACACCAGGCCGCCGCCGATGCCCAGCAGGCCGGAGAGCAAGCCGGCTAACAACCCCAGCGGCAGCAGCGGCAGCAGGTCCCATGGCATGGCGTGCCGCGGCAAGGTGTCACCAGCATCCCTGAACCCGGTTGAGCCCCCCCCTGCTCTGGCGCTGGATTCCGCCGCTCACGGCGCCGGGTCGCATCCAGATGGCGATCGATCGCTGGATGCTGCAGCAGTTGCTGCGCGGTGGGCCACCGATGCTGCGGCTCTACCGATGGAGCGCTCCAGCCCTCTCGCTCGGACGTCATCAGCAGCGCTGGCCTGACCACTGGCGCACCGCCGGAGTGGAATTGGTGCGACGTCCCAGTGGCGGCCGGGCCGTGCTGCATCACGGCGAGCTCACGTACGCGCTGGTGATGCAGCCACAGCTGCGCAGCCGGGAGGCGGTGTATCGCCACTGTTGTCTCTGGCTGCAGCACGCCCTGGCCAGCGCCGGTCAGCCGCTGCAGTTCGGCCAGGCCGCTGCCAGCACAGCCGCTCAGCGCAGCAGCTGCTTTGCCACGGCCACCGCCGCTGATCTTGTGGCGGGCGATGGGAGTAAGCGGATCGGTAGTGCTCAGCTCTGGCAGGGGGCCGCGCTGCTGCAGCACGGCAGCCTGCTGCTCGATCCATCAATCGAGCTATGGCGCCGCTTGTTCGGGGCTGATCCGCCCAGGCTTGCTCCGTTGCCTTGGGACGCTCAGCAGCTGGAGATTGAGCTGCGTCGGGCCGCGGAGCACCACCTGTGCGGCGGTGCCCTGATCGATCAGCCCCTCAGCCCAGAGGAGTGGAGCGCCATCCGTGCACTGGAACCAGGTGCCGCGGTGGGGTAGGCGCGGCGGCAGCTCAGCCTTCCCCGCTCGCTTCGATGCTGCGGGCCACCGGAGCCAAGCCCATGCCCAACGGATACACCCCCTGGCGCCGCGCCGCCTCCAAAATCGGTGGGGGCAGACGCACGCCCAGCTTCTCGAGCACCCGCTCCGCCAGCTCAGGCCGCTCAAGCGTGCCGCTGGGCAGGCCTGCGGCACCGAGCACCAGGAGGCGAGGCGTGTCGGGTTGATCGAGCCGCAGCACCGCTTGCCAGAGCGGAGCGCTCTCTTGGATCTGGGGCAGTTGATCGAGCGGTTGGAGGTGATCCCCCACCAGCTCCTGCTCCCAGCGCTGCACGGGCAGCTCCTGCAGCGGTGCATCGGTGATCAAGCCCAGCCAACGGCCCTGGCGCGTCACCAGCAGCCAGTCGGGCAGGCCGTCGCCATCACTCAGTCGCAGGCGGCTGAGTTGTTTGAGGTTTGCATCGGCCTCCAGCACGCGGAAGCGCCGCTGAGCCGCATCTTTCACGTTGAGCTGCCGCAGTGCTGCCTGCAGGGCCAGCAGCTGGCTCTGGCTTCGGGCAGCACCCAAACCAAACCAACCCAACAGCATCAGCCACAGGCCGCCTACACCAGCACCGCGAAGCAGCAGCACCACCCCCAGGCCGATCGCCAGCAGGGAGAGGAAGCGACCAGTGGCGGTCGCCACCTGGGTGCCCTTGCGCTGGCTGCCGCTCACTTGCCACACCAGCGCCTTGAGAATCAGCCCGCCATCAAGGGGCAGACCAGGCAGCAGGTTGAACAGGGCCAGGATCAAATTGAGCCCCCCCAGCTCGTTCACCATGGCGCCCAGCAGCGGCGAGGCGTGGGCCACGCTGTGGCCGCTTGCCAGCAGCAGTGCCGCCAGCACGAGGCTCACCAAGGGGCCTGCAGCGGCCACCATTAATGAGCCCAGGGCGGTGGGGCACTCGCGCTCCACACTGGCCACCCCCCCCAGCAGAAACAGGGTGATGCTGCGCACCTGTACGCCCTGGCGAATCGCCACCAGGGAGTGGCCCAGCTCATGCAGCAGCACTGACACGAACAGCAGTAGCGCCGTGAGCAATCCAAGGCCCCAGAGCTCCAGAGCGCTGCCACTGGCCTTCAACTGCTGGCTGTATTGCTGCTGGAAGGCCACGGTGGCCAGGCCCAGGATCACAAACCAGCTGGGGTGGATCCGCAGGGGAATGCCACGGATCTTTAGCAGCTGCCAGCCCTCGCCCACGCGTTGCGCCCCAATGCCCCGATCCTAGAAAGGCTCTGATGCAGCGGCCGAGCTGATGTTGCTGAAGGTGTGTGGGCTGCGCCAGCCGGCTCAGGCGGCGGCGGTGGCCGCCCTCGGGGCTGATGCGATCGGGGTGATTGCCGTGCCCCAGTCGCCGCGATGGCTTGAGCCGCAGCTGAGGCCGGCACTGTTTGCGGCGGTGCGCGGCGCCAGCTCCACCTGTTTTGGGGTGTTGGTGGTGGCCGATCCGGCCGATGGGGAGTTGGACGCGCTTGGGCCGGCGGCGGGGCATCAGGTGCTGCAGTTGCACGGCGCGGAAACACCGCAGCGCTGCGCTGAGCTGCGCCAGGCCCTCGGGCCGGATTTGAAGCTGTGGAAGGCGCTGCGGATCCG
Coding sequences:
- the psaM gene encoding photosystem I reaction center subunit XII, translated to MTSLTQAEVLIALVVAAHAGVLAVRLAASLYRA
- a CDS encoding CRR6 family NdhI maturation factor, which produces MPPARPVLIEQQQVLERSLVPLEPWFSLAPEALLQQSDSLELTFHWTRSSDDPRELSEIPELRIWSLRADALCPWLPVLLERSTGQLTRHVAMLLPHSFSRSEGIRFAPESLELWMTHRLFLLDHWSRSHGLNCRGNLEQMAAVLGFELDGSFWQGLS
- a CDS encoding sulfite exporter TauE/SafE family protein, whose protein sequence is MPWDLLPLLPLGLLAGLLSGLLGIGGGLVFSPLLLAMGLTPHQALATSTLAILPTTMAGSWAHLRSGQVPPRAVLAIAAGAIAGAMVFSRAGDGLQGWHLLSLQALMYGVLALVISPRRSDSADADVRLPLPGLTAVGLVAGWSSGLLGVGGGLVMVPLMVQGLKIRVYQAIRLSTIAVCASAATAAITFTGDGRGNLGMGFLLGGAAAVAAQWSASRLQSVSETKLVWLLRALCALLALDAGRRAVQLALSA
- a CDS encoding lipoate--protein ligase family protein, yielding MSPPLLWRWIPPLTAPGRIQMAIDRWMLQQLLRGGPPMLRLYRWSAPALSLGRHQQRWPDHWRTAGVELVRRPSGGRAVLHHGELTYALVMQPQLRSREAVYRHCCLWLQHALASAGQPLQFGQAAASTAAQRSSCFATATAADLVAGDGSKRIGSAQLWQGAALLQHGSLLLDPSIELWRRLFGADPPRLAPLPWDAQQLEIELRRAAEHHLCGGALIDQPLSPEEWSAIRALEPGAAVG
- a CDS encoding site-2 protease family protein, with translation MGEGWQLLKIRGIPLRIHPSWFVILGLATVAFQQQYSQQLKASGSALELWGLGLLTALLLFVSVLLHELGHSLVAIRQGVQVRSITLFLLGGVASVERECPTALGSLMVAAAGPLVSLVLAALLLASGHSVAHASPLLGAMVNELGGLNLILALFNLLPGLPLDGGLILKALVWQVSGSQRKGTQVATATGRFLSLLAIGLGVVLLLRGAGVGGLWLMLLGWFGLGAARSQSQLLALQAALRQLNVKDAAQRRFRVLEADANLKQLSRLRLSDGDGLPDWLLVTRQGRWLGLITDAPLQELPVQRWEQELVGDHLQPLDQLPQIQESAPLWQAVLRLDQPDTPRLLVLGAAGLPSGTLERPELAERVLEKLGVRLPPPILEAARRQGVYPLGMGLAPVARSIEASGEG
- a CDS encoding phosphoribosylanthranilate isomerase, translated to MLLKVCGLRQPAQAAAVAALGADAIGVIAVPQSPRWLEPQLRPALFAAVRGASSTCFGVLVVADPADGELDALGPAAGHQVLQLHGAETPQRCAELRQALGPDLKLWKALRIRSEADLAQAQAYAPVVDALLLDAWVPDQLGGTGHRIPIDWLASFQPSLPWWLAGGITAERVPTALAALTASPPVGVDASSGVERAPGDKDLARVEQLVAAVAAFRQDRPS